One window from the genome of Poecilia reticulata strain Guanapo linkage group LG9, Guppy_female_1.0+MT, whole genome shotgun sequence encodes:
- the cfap299 gene encoding cilia- and flagella-associated protein 299 isoform X3, with translation MELNTAERFYDFLTNFKDYQDYLDSKITPTDLFYLKSRELARELVEHSHKGMILSREEFEERKAAAEAAKTEQSSVFYSRSRPKTLASAGKELKDNFLKALAEREEANRTGKMTA, from the exons ATGGAGCTTAACACAGCCGAGCGCTTTTACGATTTCCTCACTAACTTTAAAGACTATCAAGATTATCTGGACTCGAAAATCACTCCAacggatttattttatttaaaa AGCAGGGAGTTGGCCCGCGAGCTGGTGGAGCACAGCCACAAGGGCATGATCCTGAGCAGGGAGGAATTCGAGGAGAGGAAAGCAGCTGCAGAGGCTGCAAAGACTGAACAGAGCAGCGTTTTCTACAGCAGGAGCCGCCCAAA GACACTGGCAAGTGCAGGAAAGGAGCTCAAggataacttcctgaaggccCTGGCAGAGCGAGAAGAGGCCAACCGCACTGGGAAAATGACT GCTTAG
- the cfap299 gene encoding cilia- and flagella-associated protein 299 isoform X2, whose translation MELNTAERFYDFLTNFKDYQDYLDSKITPTDLFYLKSRELARELVEHSHKGMILSREEFEERKAAAEAAKTEQSSVFYSRSRPKTLASAGKELKDNFLKALAEREEANRTGKMTDGNKIHTVSS comes from the exons ATGGAGCTTAACACAGCCGAGCGCTTTTACGATTTCCTCACTAACTTTAAAGACTATCAAGATTATCTGGACTCGAAAATCACTCCAacggatttattttatttaaaa AGCAGGGAGTTGGCCCGCGAGCTGGTGGAGCACAGCCACAAGGGCATGATCCTGAGCAGGGAGGAATTCGAGGAGAGGAAAGCAGCTGCAGAGGCTGCAAAGACTGAACAGAGCAGCGTTTTCTACAGCAGGAGCCGCCCAAA GACACTGGCAAGTGCAGGAAAGGAGCTCAAggataacttcctgaaggccCTGGCAGAGCGAGAAGAGGCCAACCGCACTGGGAAAATGACT GATGGAAACAAAATCCATACTGTGTCAAGCTGA